One region of Vibrio zhugei genomic DNA includes:
- the vasI gene encoding type VI secretion system-associated protein VasI produces the protein MSVTLCPILLSTCVLSAFSVSAAPKDTRLKQAQQCSKITGRLERLDCFDKVFNTPINIEQSQGQAYPSAWQRAMKAAHDAGNEQRALVTQGEGRGSSAWIAFTATNASTQFAGNAKPVLLMSCMHNLSRVEIALPKPVKDGRIRIAVAGGQEQYWRSDDVGVLMSSARGLPAIRMMKAMTQGPSLTLRSNASFVDGLRFNTRDVATQLSALRDRCGW, from the coding sequence TTGAGTGTGACTCTCTGCCCTATTTTATTGAGCACCTGTGTTTTGAGTGCGTTTTCCGTTTCGGCAGCACCAAAAGACACGAGGCTAAAACAAGCACAGCAATGCAGTAAAATTACTGGTCGCCTTGAGCGGCTGGATTGTTTTGATAAGGTATTTAATACCCCAATTAACATCGAACAAAGTCAAGGTCAGGCGTACCCAAGCGCATGGCAACGTGCCATGAAAGCGGCCCACGACGCGGGCAATGAGCAGCGTGCTCTGGTGACGCAAGGAGAGGGGCGTGGCAGTAGCGCATGGATTGCCTTCACCGCGACCAACGCGTCGACTCAGTTTGCGGGGAATGCCAAACCCGTATTACTGATGAGCTGTATGCATAACCTTAGCCGTGTTGAAATTGCACTACCGAAACCCGTCAAAGATGGACGTATTCGTATTGCGGTCGCCGGGGGGCAAGAGCAGTATTGGCGCAGCGATGATGTTGGCGTACTGATGTCGTCAGCACGTGGCTTACCCGCGATACGCATGATGAAAGCCATGACTCAAGGTCCAAGTTTGACGCTACGCTCGAACGCCAGCTTTGTGGATGGCTTGCGCTTTAATACTCGTGATGTTGCTACACAGTTATCTGCCTTACGCGATCGTTGCGGCTGGTAG
- a CDS encoding sigma-54 interaction domain-containing protein has protein sequence MSNWLAFATDLVGLRKPQPLVTRFIDVVSRELGLSNCLLLVPSSDGRQLISQGTTSTYAWAVTDFDNPFAHVLHSSNAMHLGADDLIFWQSNRAFAQLTAQVGMFDSVLIQPLPLGEKQVQSLLVMVGESGAVKGAFQDDAFLRFVDVFSHQWALLNEMEREEKDRQALSESLSDYRRSSAQQSLASQLSRKLIGNSDAMQRLREQIASAAQSQLSVMVQGETGTGKELAAQAVHDLSSRKDQPFIAINCAAIPENLLESELFGYAKGAFSGADSDKQGLIAQANGGTLFLDEIGDMPLALQAKLLRVLESHTFRPVGGKEEQSSDFRLVSATHVNLIAQVRSKAFRQDLYYRLFQYPITLPSLASRIEDIEQLGQHFVDLYNQQQGKHVRGLDFRAIDCLKQHNFPGNVRELKHLIEFGCAQTADGTQVKEACFAHRIDSLAQLAEPNTPHEPDATVAKASTVATPTQSARDFSVVNDLKQALNEFEATIIRERLSLFEGDRAKAAESLGIPKRTLAYKCQKLEIKS, from the coding sequence ATGAGTAACTGGCTAGCTTTCGCGACCGATCTTGTAGGATTGAGAAAGCCCCAACCGCTTGTGACACGCTTTATTGATGTCGTGTCAAGAGAACTCGGACTCTCAAACTGCCTGTTGCTGGTGCCATCTTCGGATGGACGCCAGCTCATCTCGCAGGGTACGACATCGACTTACGCATGGGCAGTAACGGATTTTGATAATCCGTTTGCTCATGTGTTGCACTCATCTAATGCGATGCACTTAGGCGCGGATGATCTGATTTTTTGGCAGTCAAATCGAGCATTTGCTCAGTTGACTGCCCAAGTCGGTATGTTTGACTCGGTCTTGATTCAACCATTGCCGCTCGGTGAAAAACAGGTTCAATCGTTGCTGGTGATGGTCGGTGAAAGCGGTGCGGTCAAAGGGGCGTTTCAAGACGACGCGTTCCTGCGTTTTGTTGACGTGTTTTCACATCAGTGGGCGCTCTTAAACGAGATGGAGCGTGAAGAGAAAGATCGCCAAGCCTTATCAGAATCGTTATCCGATTATAGACGTAGCTCGGCTCAGCAATCTCTGGCTAGCCAGTTATCGCGTAAGTTGATTGGTAACAGTGACGCCATGCAACGCTTGCGAGAGCAGATTGCTAGCGCTGCACAGTCCCAATTGTCTGTGATGGTGCAAGGCGAAACGGGGACGGGTAAAGAGTTGGCCGCGCAGGCTGTGCATGACTTATCGTCGCGTAAAGACCAACCGTTTATCGCGATTAACTGTGCCGCGATTCCAGAAAATTTGTTAGAAAGTGAATTATTTGGCTATGCCAAAGGTGCATTCTCTGGGGCTGACAGTGATAAGCAAGGACTCATCGCTCAAGCGAATGGTGGCACACTATTTCTTGATGAAATTGGTGATATGCCGTTAGCGCTGCAAGCCAAGCTACTGCGTGTATTGGAGTCGCATACTTTCCGTCCTGTTGGTGGCAAAGAAGAGCAATCCTCTGATTTTCGTTTGGTTTCGGCCACCCACGTTAACTTGATTGCACAAGTACGTAGTAAAGCGTTTCGTCAGGATCTGTATTACCGTTTGTTCCAATATCCGATCACGTTGCCAAGTCTCGCTTCGCGTATAGAAGACATTGAACAGTTGGGTCAGCATTTTGTCGATTTATACAATCAACAGCAAGGCAAGCATGTTCGAGGATTAGATTTTCGAGCCATTGATTGCCTGAAACAGCACAACTTTCCTGGCAATGTCCGTGAACTTAAACACTTGATTGAGTTTGGCTGTGCCCAAACCGCGGATGGAACGCAAGTGAAAGAAGCGTGTTTTGCCCATCGGATTGATTCGTTAGCACAGTTAGCTGAGCCCAATACACCACATGAGCCTGATGCAACAGTGGCCAAGGCATCGACAGTGGCAACACCGACGCAAAGTGCGCGAGATTTTAGCGTCGTTAACGATCTTAAGCAGGCATTAAATGAATTTGAAGCCACGATTATTCGCGAGCGTTTATCTCTGTTTGAAGGGGATCGTGCTAAAGCTGCAGAAAGCTTAGGGATCCCTAAACGTACACTTGCTTACAAATGCCAAAAATTGGAGATCAAATCCTAA
- a CDS encoding type VI secretion system ImpA family N-terminal domain-containing protein codes for MQNTIFLDNRYYYLTDDSHEIRDLADYETVREQLNRRFNPLAGGPNWDEIYACCQRLAQGPGLDLLMTGYFTVASLKVSGLTGLANGLEMLAAYLSMQLSPSAKQCNARKDIFDWVNSRVARELKDLKPSYEELRDLYRAERYCERLHQLLEQQQPQQLIDFESLGYALFEHIDRIEARYHTLLKREEKETQSLHNWVPRTRHYWRLVAAFLCGGALVVAAWFGYQRIPWFHQDDYATSQSVPLLNSSAQAQRYQDRVSAAQLSRWEGDFIPLYASSIESHLHTSVFSHVWQAQQQMSVLTTLYPQSPQVVTLAETLHKNQQAALAQTQRFVERFRQIRTLMANVSLMAKKGRLRALQQHTQDLEDFAVSLSPVYGRVDYVQTLIKQGEMNKANKEFVVLKQRLNSLAWQMIQLQQRLNVNASTPTVIGQ; via the coding sequence ATGCAGAATACGATTTTTCTGGACAACCGCTATTACTATCTTACCGATGATTCCCACGAGATTCGTGATCTCGCTGATTACGAAACAGTACGGGAACAACTTAATCGCCGCTTCAACCCCTTAGCTGGCGGTCCTAATTGGGATGAAATTTATGCTTGTTGCCAACGTTTGGCACAGGGACCCGGCCTTGATTTACTCATGACTGGCTACTTTACCGTGGCCAGTTTAAAAGTCAGCGGCTTAACGGGGCTAGCGAATGGGCTCGAAATGTTAGCGGCCTATTTAAGTATGCAGCTGAGCCCGAGTGCCAAACAATGCAACGCCCGCAAAGATATTTTTGACTGGGTCAATAGCCGAGTGGCTAGAGAGCTTAAAGATCTTAAACCCAGTTATGAAGAGCTCCGCGATTTATACCGTGCTGAGCGGTATTGTGAGCGTTTGCATCAGCTATTGGAACAGCAGCAGCCACAGCAACTGATTGATTTTGAGAGCCTAGGTTACGCACTTTTTGAACACATTGACCGTATAGAAGCCCGCTACCATACGCTGCTCAAACGCGAAGAAAAGGAAACACAGTCGTTACATAACTGGGTGCCACGCACTCGCCATTATTGGCGACTCGTGGCGGCTTTTCTGTGTGGAGGTGCGTTGGTGGTGGCCGCATGGTTCGGTTATCAACGAATACCTTGGTTTCATCAGGATGATTATGCAACCTCGCAATCCGTCCCTTTGTTGAACTCATCGGCTCAAGCGCAGCGCTATCAAGATCGAGTTTCCGCGGCTCAATTATCTCGCTGGGAAGGGGACTTTATTCCTTTGTATGCCTCGTCAATTGAGAGTCATTTGCATACTTCGGTTTTCAGTCATGTATGGCAAGCTCAGCAGCAAATGTCAGTCTTAACCACTTTATATCCGCAGTCTCCTCAGGTTGTGACATTGGCGGAAACATTGCATAAAAACCAGCAGGCGGCACTTGCGCAAACTCAGCGTTTTGTGGAACGCTTTCGTCAAATACGAACATTGATGGCGAATGTGTCTTTAATGGCAAAAAAAGGGCGTTTGCGAGCATTACAGCAGCATACACAAGATTTAGAAGATTTCGCCGTCAGTCTTTCACCGGTGTACGGCCGAGTGGATTATGTGCAAACCTTGATAAAACAAGGTGAGATGAACAAAGCCAATAAAGAGTTTGTTGTGTTAAAACAACGACTCAACAGTTTGGCTTGGCAAATGATACAACTGCAGCAGAGGCTCAACGTTAATGCCTCAACGCCCACAGTTATTGGGCAATAA
- the tssM gene encoding type VI secretion system membrane subunit TssM: MVSAFPILLFTTFILLNVAIWWAGPWLDIYGVKPLESITQRAIASSLFTLGCFGLWGLWQARKLRVFEAQQKRDEQLREDPIKVYEERQQVELDQVMVDMKQNLNKHNYLYALPWYLVMGLENAGKTSLINRSGQNFLFSSVRRASGKKSENPYSFDWWIGDESVLIDPDGELLTQGHHDSDNDGELERRLWQHFVKWLDDTRSRRPLNGIVLALDVSQLTTATASERKAYANLLRARLRELMETLSTRLPVYITLTKLDLLYGFEPFFKNYSKTEREEVLGFTFSLDSIDDLDHWLTEFSTDYAQFVERIHDLLPSAVSETMPLEERNAIYSFTRQMAGLKDILTQFFEEALASDQFSTSALVRGAYFTSVYQQGVPTNAFDDAASRRYGLSHAINRAQHAKNSTVYFTQKLFTNIIYPEAGLASDNFRVTRQKRRLIGLSVLACSIASVLLIGTWQQYYRANIKHADAVLTKVNQYKHEFPTNASMASQREVLEPLNKIRQATLEFGFFRDKAKYVSDFGLYQGHTIGPRVEETYLNLLETRFLPLLMSDVMVDLKNAKTDEDKLAMLRVYRMMTDKSGRYNDYVVDYFAKHWQKQFSGQRETQSELLEHLDYAMLHTDLTADRQHGDKMADKIMRPYDKTIARVQQELGSMPNEQRVYRNLKLNAQTVLGPAINLRSLIGPVFDEVFEERAVNSSKLYIPQMLTKHGFEDYFMPKSESVSQLALIDSWVLGQTKSANFSEADKQALRDRIRQLYVADYTSTWRAALNEIDVKYFSDINDAVTVLDKITSNVEPLQRMLRTLDNNTEIYPSLDDDDANDELVKTSKYKVGSMIAAPFSELNSMLKPVGDKPAYFQEVLASIGELKNYLKGIQDAPDEGAAALDATKSRLKLVNSDPIYTLKRIASGLPKPLNDMMSKLADESWYVVKQSAIKHLETRWHDDVYRVYVEKLANRYPFNPASSKDVSLEDFESFFAPGGTLDSFYNNQLKMFIDEKVNLGDGDTGKSIVRQQVLDEIKQAETIRDAFFNRKGVLDVSFSVEPLRLTGNKRRSVMNVDGQYLTYSHGPRENVEFIWPNTLRDSAVSKVTLVPTKRNVSPRSLSIQGPWAFFRLLDHGDVVSASATSVDYKFDVDGGEMIYRINAEGNVNPFTERVFKSFRLSKSLY; this comes from the coding sequence ATGGTTTCTGCTTTTCCGATTTTGCTATTCACTACCTTCATTTTATTGAATGTAGCGATTTGGTGGGCGGGACCATGGCTAGACATTTACGGTGTGAAACCGCTTGAATCGATCACACAGCGTGCGATTGCGAGCAGTTTGTTTACCCTAGGATGTTTTGGTCTGTGGGGATTATGGCAAGCACGTAAACTCAGAGTGTTTGAAGCACAACAAAAACGCGATGAGCAATTGCGTGAAGACCCGATCAAAGTTTACGAAGAGCGCCAACAAGTCGAACTCGACCAAGTCATGGTCGACATGAAACAGAACTTGAACAAGCACAACTACTTATACGCACTGCCATGGTATTTGGTGATGGGCTTGGAAAATGCGGGTAAAACGAGCCTGATCAACCGCTCTGGGCAAAACTTTCTGTTTTCATCGGTACGCCGTGCATCAGGCAAAAAAAGTGAAAACCCTTATTCGTTTGACTGGTGGATTGGTGATGAATCTGTCTTGATTGATCCCGATGGCGAGTTACTGACTCAAGGTCATCATGACAGTGATAATGATGGCGAATTAGAACGTCGTTTATGGCAACATTTTGTGAAGTGGCTTGACGATACACGTAGCCGTCGCCCTTTGAACGGGATCGTGCTGGCACTGGATGTGTCACAATTAACCACAGCTACAGCGAGTGAACGTAAAGCTTACGCAAACTTGTTGCGTGCACGTCTACGTGAATTGATGGAAACCTTATCGACACGTTTACCGGTTTATATCACCTTGACTAAACTGGACCTTTTGTATGGTTTCGAACCGTTCTTCAAAAATTACTCGAAGACCGAGCGTGAAGAAGTCTTAGGCTTTACCTTCTCGTTAGACTCTATTGACGACTTGGATCATTGGTTGACAGAGTTCTCCACCGATTATGCGCAATTTGTTGAGCGCATTCATGACTTATTGCCAAGTGCGGTATCAGAAACCATGCCATTAGAAGAGCGTAATGCGATTTATAGCTTCACGCGTCAAATGGCTGGTTTGAAAGACATTCTGACGCAGTTCTTTGAAGAAGCGTTGGCGAGTGACCAATTTTCGACGTCCGCACTGGTACGTGGTGCTTACTTTACCTCGGTGTATCAGCAAGGGGTTCCCACCAATGCCTTTGATGATGCTGCGTCTCGTCGTTATGGTTTATCCCATGCGATTAATCGCGCGCAACATGCCAAAAATTCAACGGTGTATTTCACACAGAAGTTATTTACTAACATCATTTATCCAGAAGCAGGATTGGCGTCCGATAACTTCCGAGTAACGCGTCAAAAACGTCGCTTAATCGGTCTTTCTGTACTGGCGTGTAGTATCGCTTCTGTATTGTTGATTGGAACGTGGCAGCAATATTATCGCGCGAATATCAAGCATGCTGATGCGGTACTGACCAAAGTGAACCAGTATAAGCATGAGTTTCCTACCAATGCGAGTATGGCGTCACAACGTGAAGTGTTAGAACCGCTGAATAAAATTCGACAAGCCACTTTGGAGTTTGGATTCTTCCGTGATAAAGCCAAATATGTCTCGGACTTTGGCTTATACCAAGGTCATACGATTGGTCCTCGTGTGGAAGAAACTTACTTAAACTTGCTGGAAACGCGTTTTCTACCCTTGCTGATGTCTGATGTAATGGTGGATTTAAAAAATGCCAAAACCGATGAAGACAAGCTTGCCATGCTGCGTGTTTACCGCATGATGACAGATAAAAGTGGTCGCTATAACGATTATGTGGTGGATTACTTTGCTAAGCATTGGCAAAAGCAGTTTTCTGGTCAACGTGAGACACAAAGCGAGTTACTGGAGCATTTAGATTATGCAATGCTGCATACGGATTTGACTGCTGATCGTCAACATGGTGACAAAATGGCGGATAAAATTATGCGCCCTTATGACAAGACCATTGCGCGTGTTCAGCAGGAACTGGGCTCGATGCCTAATGAGCAACGTGTGTATCGTAACTTGAAGCTTAATGCACAAACGGTACTTGGTCCTGCTATCAACTTGCGTAGCCTTATTGGCCCAGTGTTTGATGAGGTATTCGAAGAGCGCGCGGTTAACAGCAGCAAACTCTATATTCCGCAAATGCTGACCAAGCATGGATTTGAAGATTACTTCATGCCGAAGTCTGAATCGGTTTCTCAGTTAGCTCTTATCGACAGTTGGGTACTTGGCCAAACTAAGTCGGCGAACTTTAGCGAAGCAGATAAGCAAGCACTGCGCGATCGAATTCGCCAACTGTATGTTGCCGATTACACCAGTACTTGGCGAGCGGCGCTTAATGAAATTGATGTGAAATACTTCAGTGATATTAACGATGCCGTCACCGTGCTCGATAAGATTACCAGCAATGTTGAACCACTGCAGCGTATGCTACGTACGTTAGACAACAATACGGAAATCTATCCATCACTGGATGATGATGACGCGAACGATGAATTAGTGAAGACCTCGAAGTATAAAGTAGGCTCAATGATTGCTGCGCCGTTCTCAGAACTTAACAGCATGTTGAAACCTGTGGGCGATAAACCCGCGTACTTCCAAGAAGTGTTAGCGTCGATTGGAGAGTTGAAAAATTACCTGAAAGGTATTCAGGATGCGCCTGATGAAGGAGCCGCAGCGCTGGATGCGACCAAGTCTCGCTTAAAACTGGTCAATTCCGATCCAATTTATACACTCAAACGTATTGCATCCGGCTTACCGAAGCCACTCAATGACATGATGAGTAAATTGGCGGATGAAAGTTGGTATGTAGTTAAGCAATCGGCCATCAAACACCTTGAAACTCGCTGGCACGACGATGTTTACCGTGTGTACGTAGAGAAATTGGCGAACCGTTATCCATTTAACCCAGCGTCGAGTAAAGATGTTTCATTGGAAGATTTTGAATCCTTCTTTGCGCCGGGTGGCACGCTAGATAGCTTCTACAACAATCAATTGAAAATGTTCATTGATGAGAAAGTTAATCTAGGGGATGGCGATACTGGTAAGAGCATTGTTCGTCAACAAGTGCTTGATGAGATCAAACAAGCGGAGACCATCCGCGATGCCTTCTTTAACCGTAAAGGGGTATTGGATGTGAGCTTCTCAGTTGAGCCATTGCGTCTAACCGGTAATAAACGTCGTAGTGTGATGAATGTGGATGGTCAGTACCTCACCTATAGTCATGGTCCCCGTGAAAATGTTGAGTTTATTTGGCCGAATACACTGCGTGATTCTGCAGTGTCTAAAGTGACGCTGGTCCCAACCAAACGTAATGTCTCGCCACGTAGCTTGAGTATTCAAGGTCCATGGGCATTCTTCCGTTTGCTAGACCACGGCGATGTGGTTTCTGCCAGCGCAACATCAGTGGATTACAAATTTGATGTTGATGGTGGGGAAATGATTTATCGCATTAATGCCGAAGGGAATGTGAATCCATTTACCGAGCGCGTCTTTAAGTCCTTCAGATTATCGAAATCTTTGTACTAA
- the tssA gene encoding type VI secretion system protein TssA, whose amino-acid sequence MELSEYRRCITQPIPGESPVGERLFDDPLFDFVEDQMMKVGSLSHGSVQWEEVEHSTIKLLEEKSKDIKLLVYLLQCLHHDVSPSRFKASFDVMTDFMSHYWEDSFPAPGKRGNLPRRKFFSQMVQRFALLLEKMEFNRYDSTAREALLESLEAWEKVIEEKGLTSDSVVSVASKIRTELRRIEERKTVEKNQPQNATADEPVRTTTTSSSALSIDNSSDKAAKQTLLKVADFLAEQDFGIALSVRLRRYAVWGGITSLPDHKSDGETMLRGMQQDRVKDYQDQMRHPDLALWRKVEQSLTLAPYWFEGHLMSFTIAEALGQKEWCKAIVEETEQFLARLPSLYDLKFKGGEPFVTDAVKDWLAAQRQSSGAQSAGGDWQEKRTEAFTMAKEGGIAVALNMLNDGLVNATEPRDKFYWRLLSADVMQTHHLDAMAKEQYQTLHNQVTTMSVTEWEPSLIEQLERNTTSE is encoded by the coding sequence ATGGAATTATCAGAATACCGCCGCTGCATTACCCAACCGATCCCCGGTGAATCACCCGTCGGAGAGCGTTTGTTTGACGATCCTTTGTTTGATTTCGTTGAAGATCAAATGATGAAGGTCGGTTCATTGTCCCACGGTAGCGTGCAGTGGGAAGAGGTTGAACACAGTACGATTAAATTACTCGAAGAAAAGAGTAAAGATATCAAACTATTAGTTTACCTTCTGCAATGCTTACATCATGATGTCAGTCCATCGCGCTTCAAAGCGTCCTTTGATGTGATGACCGACTTTATGAGCCATTATTGGGAAGACAGTTTTCCAGCTCCGGGTAAGCGCGGCAACTTACCACGTCGTAAGTTTTTCAGTCAGATGGTGCAGCGATTTGCGTTATTACTCGAAAAAATGGAGTTTAATCGCTACGACTCAACAGCCCGAGAAGCCTTGCTTGAAAGCCTAGAGGCGTGGGAAAAGGTCATTGAAGAGAAAGGTCTAACCTCAGATTCGGTGGTCTCTGTTGCCAGTAAAATTCGCACAGAATTACGTCGTATTGAAGAGCGTAAAACGGTCGAAAAAAATCAACCGCAAAACGCAACGGCGGATGAGCCGGTACGGACGACGACCACGAGCAGTAGCGCATTATCCATCGATAATTCGAGTGATAAAGCCGCGAAACAGACCTTATTGAAGGTCGCGGACTTTTTAGCAGAGCAAGATTTTGGTATTGCGTTATCCGTTCGGTTGCGTCGTTATGCGGTATGGGGTGGCATTACGTCATTGCCGGATCATAAGTCTGATGGTGAGACCATGTTGCGCGGTATGCAGCAAGATCGCGTGAAAGATTATCAAGATCAAATGCGTCATCCCGATTTGGCGCTGTGGCGTAAAGTTGAGCAAAGCTTAACGCTTGCCCCTTATTGGTTTGAAGGGCACTTGATGAGTTTTACCATTGCTGAAGCACTGGGGCAAAAAGAGTGGTGTAAGGCCATTGTGGAAGAGACTGAACAGTTTCTTGCGCGTTTACCGTCTTTATACGATTTGAAATTCAAAGGTGGTGAACCGTTTGTGACCGATGCCGTGAAAGATTGGCTGGCTGCGCAACGTCAATCGTCCGGTGCTCAAAGCGCTGGAGGCGATTGGCAAGAGAAGCGAACGGAGGCATTTACCATGGCCAAAGAAGGGGGCATCGCGGTTGCGCTCAATATGCTAAACGATGGGCTGGTGAATGCGACAGAGCCAAGAGATAAGTTTTATTGGCGTTTATTGTCTGCCGATGTCATGCAGACTCATCATTTAGATGCTATGGCAAAAGAGCAGTATCAAACGTTACATAATCAGGTGACTACCATGAGCGTTACTGAATGGGAACCGTCACTCATTGAACAATTAGAAAGAAACACAACGTCAGAATAA